From Pseudoleptotrichia goodfellowii, a single genomic window includes:
- the purH gene encoding bifunctional phosphoribosylaminoimidazolecarboxamide formyltransferase/IMP cyclohydrolase — MKKRALISVFDKSGILEFARFLYEKNVEIVSTGGTYRYLKENGLEVTEISEVTNFKEMLDGRVKTLHPNIHGGILAVRNNKEHMETIEKEGIQTIDFVIVNLYPFFREVQTDKSFDEKIEFIDIGGPTMLRSAAKSFADVTVICDTEDYAKVREELESKGETSLETRKKLAGKVFNLTSAYDAAISNFLLDEEYPKYLSLSYEKKFDLRYGENPHQTSAYYVSTTENGSMKNFVQLNGKELSFNNIRDMDIAWKVTGEFDEIACCAVKHSTPCGTAIGEDVFTAYKKAHDSDPVSIFGGIVAINREIDAKTAEELNKIFLEIVIAPSYSEEALEILKNKKNLRVIQCEVPCSQDKLEYIKVDGGILVQETNTKMIEEMKVVTEKQPSEREKQDVILGMKVVKHVKSNAIVVVKDGTAKGIGTGQTNRIWATIHALEHAKGEGESLEGAVLASDAFFPFRDCVDEAAKYGIKAIVQPGGSMRDQESVDACNEHGISMVFTGIRHFKH; from the coding sequence TTGAAAAAAAGAGCTTTGATAAGTGTTTTTGATAAAAGCGGAATACTTGAATTTGCAAGATTTTTATATGAGAAAAATGTAGAAATAGTATCTACAGGAGGAACATACAGATATTTGAAAGAAAATGGGCTTGAAGTAACTGAAATTTCCGAAGTAACCAATTTTAAGGAAATGCTTGACGGAAGAGTGAAAACTCTGCATCCGAATATACATGGAGGAATACTCGCTGTAAGAAATAATAAGGAACATATGGAAACTATTGAAAAAGAAGGGATTCAAACGATAGATTTTGTAATTGTAAATCTTTATCCTTTTTTCAGAGAAGTACAGACAGATAAAAGTTTTGACGAGAAAATCGAATTTATCGATATAGGCGGACCTACAATGCTCAGATCCGCTGCAAAGTCTTTTGCAGATGTAACAGTAATATGTGATACCGAAGATTATGCAAAGGTACGGGAAGAATTGGAAAGTAAAGGGGAAACTTCTTTAGAAACAAGAAAAAAACTGGCAGGAAAAGTGTTTAACCTCACGTCTGCTTATGATGCGGCTATTTCCAATTTCCTTCTTGATGAAGAATATCCGAAATATTTGAGTTTGTCTTATGAAAAGAAATTTGATTTAAGATACGGAGAAAATCCTCATCAAACTTCAGCTTACTATGTGTCAACTACGGAAAATGGAAGTATGAAAAATTTTGTTCAGTTAAACGGAAAAGAATTGTCTTTTAACAATATAAGAGATATGGACATAGCATGGAAAGTAACTGGAGAATTTGATGAGATAGCCTGCTGTGCGGTAAAACACTCGACTCCATGCGGAACGGCTATAGGAGAAGACGTATTTACAGCCTATAAGAAAGCTCATGACAGCGACCCTGTTTCTATATTCGGAGGAATTGTTGCAATAAACAGAGAAATAGATGCAAAAACTGCCGAAGAATTAAATAAAATATTTTTAGAAATAGTAATCGCTCCTTCTTATTCTGAAGAAGCCCTTGAAATATTGAAAAATAAGAAAAATTTGAGAGTAATACAGTGTGAAGTTCCTTGTTCTCAGGATAAACTTGAGTATATTAAAGTGGACGGAGGAATACTTGTTCAGGAAACAAACACAAAAATGATAGAAGAAATGAAAGTCGTAACTGAAAAACAACCGAGTGAAAGAGAAAAACAGGATGTGATTTTGGGAATGAAAGTGGTAAAACACGTCAAATCTAATGCGATTGTAGTAGTGAAAGACGGTACTGCCAAAGGTATCGGAACAGGTCAGACAAATAGAATATGGGCTACAATTCATGCTCTTGAACATGCCAAAGGAGAAGGAGAATCATTGGAAGGAGCAGTGCTTGCATCTGATGCTTTTTTCCCGTTCAGAGATTGTGTGGATGAAGCTGCCAAATACGGAATAAAAGCTATAGTACAACCGGGAGGCTCGATGAGAGATCAGGAATCTGTAGATGCTTGCAATGAACATGGGATAAGTATGGTATTTACAGGGATAAGACATTTTAAACATTAA
- the fabV gene encoding enoyl-ACP reductase FabV: protein MVIKPRLKGSLALVNHPIGAYEFVKRQIDYVKSQDKYTGPKKVLIIGSSSGYGLASRISLAFGAGADTIGVAYEKGVEGKRTGSAGWWNTIAFNEAAKKEGLISKNFMGDAFSNEMKQDVIKYIKEEFGGKIDLLIYSLASAVRTDPKDGVTYRSALKSTEKEIVGPSINLEKEEIEETIMGVATPEEIHSTVKVMGGEDWKLWVEALDEAGVIDNRFKTVAYSYLGPKVTYGIYKDGTIGAAKRDLEHTSDTLNDFLKKKYDGEAFVSLSKALMTRASAVIPIFPLYAALLYRVMKEKGLHEGTIEQKHRLLKDMIYGNKREIDSERRLRPDNWEMREDVQAEVEDLWDKVTPENFKEISDYKGAREEFMNLSGFGFDNVDYDADIDLDELAKLQP, encoded by the coding sequence ATGGTTATAAAACCTAGATTAAAAGGAAGTTTGGCTCTTGTTAATCATCCTATCGGAGCCTACGAATTTGTGAAAAGGCAGATTGATTATGTAAAATCGCAAGATAAATATACAGGACCTAAAAAAGTACTTATAATAGGATCATCTTCAGGATACGGACTTGCTTCAAGAATTTCTTTGGCATTCGGAGCAGGAGCTGACACTATCGGAGTAGCTTACGAAAAAGGTGTAGAAGGAAAAAGAACAGGAAGTGCAGGTTGGTGGAACACTATTGCTTTCAATGAAGCTGCAAAAAAAGAAGGTTTAATTTCAAAAAACTTCATGGGTGATGCTTTTTCAAATGAAATGAAACAAGATGTTATAAAATATATAAAAGAAGAATTCGGCGGGAAAATAGATTTATTGATTTACAGCTTGGCAAGTGCTGTAAGAACTGATCCCAAAGACGGAGTTACATACAGATCGGCTTTAAAATCTACTGAAAAAGAAATTGTCGGTCCGTCAATCAATCTTGAAAAAGAAGAAATTGAAGAAACTATTATGGGGGTTGCCACTCCCGAAGAAATCCACAGTACAGTAAAAGTAATGGGTGGAGAAGACTGGAAACTTTGGGTTGAGGCTCTTGACGAAGCGGGAGTTATTGATAACAGATTTAAGACAGTAGCTTATTCGTATTTAGGACCTAAAGTAACATACGGAATTTACAAAGACGGTACTATCGGAGCTGCGAAAAGAGATTTGGAACATACTTCCGACACATTAAACGATTTCTTAAAGAAAAAATATGACGGAGAAGCTTTTGTATCATTAAGCAAAGCACTTATGACAAGGGCAAGTGCTGTTATACCGATATTCCCTCTGTATGCCGCTTTACTTTACAGAGTTATGAAAGAAAAAGGACTGCATGAAGGAACTATCGAACAGAAACACAGACTTCTGAAAGATATGATTTACGGAAATAAACGTGAAATTGATTCCGAAAGAAGATTAAGACCTGACAACTGGGAAATGCGTGAAGATGTTCAAGCTGAAGTGGAAGATTTATGGGATAAAGTTACTCCTGAAAACTTCAAAGAAATAAGTGATTATAAAGGTGCAAGAGAAGAATTTATGAACTTAAGCGGTTTCGGCTTTGATAATGTCGATTATGACGCTGATATTGATTTGGACGAACTTGCAAAATTACAACCGTAA
- the purD gene encoding phosphoribosylamine--glycine ligase, producing the protein MKILIVGAGGREHAIAWKLSQNRKVEKIYIAPGNAGSELIDTVENLELSSIGEYINFAKKNSIDLTIVGSEELLMQGIVDEFRKNNLKIFGPDKKAALLEGSKAYAKDFMKKYDIKTATYEIFDRYEDAMNYLDNYGKENFPVVVKASGLAAGKGVIIAQNLKEAKEAVTDIMINKKFASSGNKIVIEEYLDGKEASILSFTDCNVILPLLSAKDHKKIGENETGLNTGGMGVISPNPYVTDEVFQEFKEKIMAPTLKGLKNEGMDFEGVIFFGLMITKKGVYLLEYNMRLGDPETQAVLPLLETDLMDIIENSFDKRLSEVEIKWKPLYSCCVVAVAGGYPEKYNKGDIIKGIKDFQEDEQNILFIAGAKKENGDFFTAGGRVLNVVSLGDSPEEARKTAYDKIKKINFDNIYYRKDIGV; encoded by the coding sequence ATGAAAATACTTATAGTAGGTGCAGGCGGTAGAGAACATGCGATTGCATGGAAACTTTCCCAAAACAGAAAAGTTGAGAAAATATATATTGCACCCGGAAATGCAGGCTCAGAACTGATAGATACTGTAGAAAATTTGGAATTGTCAAGTATAGGAGAATATATAAATTTTGCAAAGAAAAACAGTATTGATTTGACTATTGTCGGAAGTGAAGAACTGCTGATGCAGGGAATAGTTGATGAGTTTAGAAAAAATAATCTCAAAATATTCGGACCGGATAAAAAAGCAGCTTTACTTGAAGGAAGTAAGGCTTATGCAAAAGATTTTATGAAAAAATATGACATAAAAACGGCAACTTATGAAATTTTTGACAGATATGAAGATGCGATGAATTATTTGGATAATTATGGAAAAGAAAATTTTCCGGTAGTAGTTAAAGCGAGCGGGCTTGCAGCAGGAAAAGGAGTAATAATTGCACAAAATCTTAAAGAGGCAAAAGAAGCGGTAACGGACATTATGATTAATAAAAAATTTGCTTCCTCAGGAAATAAAATAGTGATAGAGGAATATCTGGATGGAAAAGAGGCATCTATCCTTTCTTTTACCGATTGTAATGTAATTCTGCCGCTATTATCTGCAAAGGATCATAAAAAAATCGGAGAAAATGAAACAGGATTGAACACAGGGGGCATGGGAGTAATTTCTCCGAATCCATACGTAACTGATGAAGTATTTCAGGAATTTAAGGAAAAAATAATGGCACCTACATTGAAAGGTCTTAAAAATGAGGGGATGGACTTTGAAGGAGTAATATTTTTCGGATTGATGATTACGAAAAAAGGTGTATATTTACTGGAATACAATATGAGATTAGGAGATCCGGAAACACAGGCAGTATTACCTTTGCTTGAAACAGATTTAATGGACATAATAGAAAATTCATTTGATAAAAGGTTATCGGAAGTAGAAATAAAGTGGAAACCGTTATATTCGTGCTGTGTTGTAGCTGTAGCAGGAGGTTATCCTGAAAAATACAATAAAGGTGATATAATTAAAGGAATAAAGGATTTTCAGGAAGATGAGCAAAATATATTGTTTATAGCAGGAGCAAAAAAGGAAAACGGAGATTTTTTTACTGCGGGCGGAAGAGTTCTGAATGTCGTAAGTTTGGGAGATTCCCCTGAAGAAGCAAGAAAAACAGCTTACGATAAGATAAAAAAAATAAACTTTGATAATATTTATTACAGAAAAGATATAGGGGTGTAA